In Epinephelus fuscoguttatus linkage group LG6, E.fuscoguttatus.final_Chr_v1, the DNA window TGCCGACAAACACAACATCTTCCACCTGGTGCAGGTATTAAAGGAGCAGTCTGCAGTTTAAAGCCACAGATACACGTCAGGTggaccacagtgtgtgtgtgtgtgtgtgtgtgtgtgtgtgtgtgtgtgtgtgtgtgtgtgtgtttcagagcaTGCTGACCCGCCTGCTGATCGATCAGCCTGAAGATCCGATCAGTTACCTGATCAGTGTCCTGCAGAGGAGCAGCGTGGACGGTGAGTTCTCACCTGTGAACGGTGACATCACACAGGTGGTGTGAACACTGACAGTTATCAGGTCGTGCACTGTGTTCATCTGTGGCACTGTAAGCAAACagctcctcacctcctcctcctcctcctcctcctgtcagaCTTTATAAGACCCagacaccaaactgacttcagacACCTAGCGACAGTGAAGGCACCTTCAGTGTCACCGCCACTGAAGGTGACATGTTCTGAGCAGGTCGTTTGAGCAGGTCATCTGGACAGGAACGTGTCAAACTGTTGGCGCCCAGTAAAGAACAAGAACACCAAGTCTGAGCTCTGAACGTCTCCAGATTATTCAGGTGGCAGCTCAGAGGATCAGGGTCGGGGGCGGAGTCTGAAATCACTCACTGCTCACTCTGTAgtcctccacacacactgagtccgccatgttgtagTTCTGTCTGACTGTACAGTGGGAGTTATTACACCCTGTATATGGGGCTCACAGTGTCCCACAATGCACCATGATAGCAGTGTACAACACTCACCTGTCCTGTAATAACGTGTCAGTTTAgtgtgttgtcatggagacagaaataaatcagcagcTGATCTTTAGTCACGTCACAGTTACTGTACAGAGGAGGCTACTAAtgctaagctaatgttagcatgctgggTCCATGCTAGCTCTGATGTGTGCTGTAACGGTGTGATGCAGGACGTCATACATTAGTTTGACCAGTCGTCACGTGAGTGACGGTAAAACACTCAGCACAACAACAgagaatgacatcatcagtaggACAGGTTGATACCTACACACACCTCCCTGTACAGTGaggagtgaatgagtgaatgagtgaatggtTTCAGACACAGCCCTGGTGTCTCTGAGTGAAGAggtgaaatgtccctttaaggtttAAAGCCTGATGCTCTGTGCAGCCACTAGGTGGAGCTGTGACTCTGCAGACTGACCTGAGCTCAGGCTgataaaacatcaaaacatctggTCCCAAATATTTGATCACTGATGTCACAGTGTTCTGTATTGATTATTATATTTACTGAACCTGCctgatgtctgtctgtctgtctgtctgtctgtccatcagtcCCCAGGGTGCTGCTGCTCGGTCCTCCGTCTGTGGGGAAACACACCATGGTGAGTCTTAACGTTCAATCTCTGGTTTCTCTGCTGAGACAATAAAGTGTGGACGACACCAACGAAGAAGAATACACACCAACGTCAGAGTGAAagatgcacagtgtgtgtgagtgtgagagcaggtggaggtgtgtgtgagtgtcagagcaggtggaggtgtgtgtgagtgtctgcaGTAACAAGTGTCTGAAGTCTGAAGTTATTATATTAaacgtaataataataataataaactttatttataaaacagtcACAAAGTGCTGAACGTTCaaatcaacacatttaaaacacaacaaataacaTGACATTAAATGTCACCACAGTAAAAGatcaaataaagaaaagaataaCTGAGACAATAAATGGAATAAAAGGTaataaaaatcacacacacctctcacacacacctgtcacacacacctctcacacacacacctgtcacacacacatgtcacacacacctctcacacacacctctctcacacacctctcacacacacctgtcacacacacctgtcacacacacctctcacacacacctctctcacacacctctcacacacacctgtcacacacacctgtcacacacacctctctcacacacctctcacacacacctgtcacacacacctctcacacacctctcacacacctctcacacacacctctcacacacacctgtcacacacacctgtcacacacacctctctcacacacctctctcacacacctgtcacacacacctgtcacacacacctctctcacacacctctcacacacacctctcacacacacctgtcacacacacctctctcacacacacctctcacacacacctctctcacacacctctcacacacacctctcacacacacctctcacacacacctctcacacacacctgtcacacacacctctcacacacacctctcacacacacctgtcacacacacctgtcacacacacctcttacacacctctcacacacacctgtcacacacacctctctcacacacacctctctcacacacacctgtcacacacacctctcacacacacacctgtcacacacacctctcacacacacctctctcacacacacctgtcacacacacctctctcacacacctctctcacacacacctgtcacacacacctgtcacacacacctctcacacacacctgtcacacacacctctcacacacacacctgtcacacacacctctcacacacacctctcacacacacacctgtcacacacacctcttacacacctgtcacacacacctctcacacacacacctgccacaCACACCTCTTACACACCTGTCACATCTTTGCACACACCTCTTCTGCCTCAcactcctctcacacacacctctgtcaTGGCTGACACCTGTCACTGATCTGACCTCATCTGATCTAACCTGTCTGACACctctctgactgactgacacctgccacacacacctgactgacctgactgactgactcaccTGCCACTGACTGGCACCcggctgactgactgactgaccagcTGACTGACCAgctgactcactgactcactgactgactgactgactgactgactgaccagctgactcactgactcactgactgactgactgactgactgactgaccagctgactcactgactcactgactgactgactgactgactgactgactgactgactgactgactgactgactgactgaccagctgactgactgactgactgactgactgactgactgactgaccagctgactgactgactgactgactgactgactgactgactgactgaccagctgactgactgactgactgactgactgactgactgactgactgactgactgaccagcTGACTGaccagctgactgactgactgactgactgaccagctgactgactgactgactgactgactgactgactgactgactgactgactgactgaccagctgactgactgactgactgactgactgactgactgactgactgaccagctgactgactgactgactgaccagctgactgactgactgactgactgactgaccagctgactgactgactgactgactgactgaccagctgactgactgactgactgactgactgaccagctgactgactgactgactgactgactgaccagctgactgactgactgactgactgactgactgaccagctgactgactgactgactgactgactgactgactgaccagcTGACTGaccagctgactgactgactgactgactgaccagcTGACTCCTTCTTTCATCAAGCGCAGAACAACTGATGATGCATTCAGGAAATCCtcctcagaccagcccgtcacATTTCTGTTTGACCGATGTGTCTTCAGAGGACGCGGCGCCTGAACTGAGACACAGACATTCATCACATGTTCTGAACAACAGTTTGATAAACAATCAACGGCTGTGAGAGCAGCGTGTTCACACCTGACCTGTGATTaacctgtgacctctgacccctgatTCAACAaacctgattttattttgtggtaAACAAGTAATGAAAGAGCTCaggacataaacacacagacactggaGTCAAATACAGATACTCCCAAAACATACATCAGTCCTGTGACAgagtcttcttcctcttcttcctcttcttcttcctcttcttcctcttcttcttcctcttcttcttcttcctcttcttcttcctcttcttcttcctcttcttcctcttcttcttcctcttcttcttcttcttcttcctcttcttcctcttcttcttcttcttcttcttcctcttcttcttcctcttcttcttcttcttcttcttcttcctcttcttcttcttcttcctcttcttcctcttcttcttcttcttcttcctcttcttcattgTCGTTCTTCAGGCCAGACGGCTGAGTGCTGAGCTGAGAGCTGTCCATGTGACCAGAGACACTTTACTGCaggaccaatcagagctgagtgTACAGGCAcgccaacacacactcacagagcaggtacacacacacacacacacacacacacacacacacagaagctgtAAAACAGAGGAAAGTGTGTGTGGTTCACACAGTGTTGGAGGATGAAGAGTTTCACTGAGATAAAAAGGTTCCTCTGAGAACATCCTGctgggaagccagtgagggatcaCAGCTGTGAgctctgcttctccaaactctgCCGATGAGCTCATCATCAGTCTAGGATttgttgtatgactccgcccaccagtccagtgaaaacactgacgAACACGTCTCATATTTTAAATTCTCCCGATGAAAAGAAACACGTCAGACTCAGTGTGAAGGTTTTTATCTGATGACAAAGTTACAGACGGTGTTTATATGACAtcacagcctgtgtgtgtgtgtgtgtgtgtgttcaggagcTTCCTGCCGAGCTGCTGGTCACACTGGTTCAACGGAGACTGAGTGAGATCGACTGCTTCAACAGGGTAAGACAGTTCAGctgcaggtcaaaggtcacagcctGAATCTCAACCCAGCTCTGTGCATTGAACAGCAGGAGAACATTGATATCTGATTAAGGctccacacaaacactgaaacatgttAATGACAGCAGCGCAGCGTGTGCAGGACACATGGACACTGAGAGaggacagatcagctgatagcGTCGGATCAATCCTGCAGGACATCAGTGTTAAACCGTGAACAGATATTCAGGATCAATACAGATCAGTAAATCAGTATGTGTGACAGCAGTGCAGCTGGCGGTGGCGACCACGTCTCTGTGATAACTTCCTGTCTCACAGTGTTATAAAGCTGTCTCTCTGCgtctccgtctctgtctctgatctGCTGCTGTGATGATAATAATTAGCGCTCTGGTCGCCGCTGTGTCGTACTACGATTCCCAGCAGGCCGAGCAGCGTGTCGGCGCGTCTCCCCAGAGACCAGCTGATCAAAGCGACGCGGCGCTGTCACATCACGCGTGTTATTTTCACTCGGGCTcgtcctctctgctgctcctcatTAGCATCACGTCCTGTTTCCTGTCAGCGTTCATCAGGACACTCAGAGCTGCTCTCTGATCAGTTTAGGAGAATTAAAGGACGTGAAGCTGCTGTCAGCAACACtcacaccacaacaacaacaacaacaacaacaacaacactaatCTGTGTGATACACCACTGCCCTCTGAGCACACAGCgccacacaacacaacacagcagaaCACAACAGGAGGTTCTGCTGGACCTTTACACCGTGACAGGCGTCACTGAGGATCAAGAGTTCAGTCAGGAGGCTGCTCTGATCAGGTTGTAGTGTTCACTTAAGAGGTTCTTCACATCCTTTACGTGGTTCTAAAGTTCCTTTAGGAGGCTCCATTAGTGAGGAGGTCTTGTGGGTGGGTCTAGTGGTCCTTGAGAACGTTCTAGTGGACATTTGGGAGGACTGAGAGTTCCTTTATGTGGTTCTAGTGTGCTTTTGGCAGGTTGTAGCAGTCATTAATGAGGTCCTTTAAGATGTTCTAGTGGTCCATTAGAACATTGAAGTGGTCACTGGGGAGGATCAGGGGTATATTTAGGTGGTTCTAATGTTCCTTTAAGGGGTTCCATCAGTGGGGCTCCATTAGGTTGCACTAGTGATCACTCAAGAACACTGAGAGTTCATTTAGGTGGTTCAAGTGTGGTCTTAGCTGGCTGTAGTGGTTATTAATGAGGTTCTCAAATGTCCTTTAGGATGTTCTAGTTGTCCATTTAGTGTTCACTGGGGAGGATCGAGAGCTCATTTAGATGGTTCTGCTGGTCCTTTAGAACATCTTAGTGGTGATTTGGGTGGATCAAGAGTTCACTTAGGTGGTTCTAGTGTTGCTTTAGGAGGTTCCATGAGTGGGGAGGTCCATTAGGTTGCACTAGTCTGCTTTTAGCAGGTCGTAACATTCATTAAGGGGGTTCTCCATATTTTTTGGTGGTTCTAGGAGTCCTTTAGAACGTTTAAGTGGTCACTTGGAAGGTTTTAGAGTTTATATAGGGGTTCTAATGTTGCTGTAGGAGGTTTCATGACATGGGGGTCCTTTAGGATGTTGTAGTGGTCCTGTAGAACATTTTAGTGTTCACTGGGGAGGATCGAGAGTTCATTTAGATGGTTCTACTGGTCCTTTAGAAGGTTCCCTCTGTGCAGAGGTACATTAGGTGGCTCTAATGTGCGTTTAGTAGGATCATTAAAAAGCCCTCGAGGCCCTTTAGGATATTCCTGTTGCCACAGGGGAGGGTCAGATGGTCCTGTGGGTGGTTCTAGTTTACCTTTAGCATGTTCCTGTAGTTAGTATTGAGATGGTTCTCATGTTCCTTTAGCGTTTTTAGCATTTTGTGGTCATTAAGAACACTCAAGGGTTCCggtagtgtttgtgtttgtatgggaGGTTCTAGTGGTCACTAAGGACTGTCTGGAGGTTTTAAGGAGGTTCTAGTTCCTGTAGGAAGTTGAAGTGGACTTTATGGGTGATTTGTGTGGTAACTGAGGAGATTCTAGCTGTGTTTTAGGGAGTTCTTGTCTCCTCCAGGATGTTCTGGTGATCACAGAGGTTCTAGTGATCCTTCACCCAGTTGCAGTGATGACAGAGGAGATACTGGTTCTCCTTTGGGTGGGACCTGTGGTCACTCAGAGACTTGTGGTCCTTTAAAAGGTTTTTGTACAAGCTGTGAGTCAAGTTGAGGGGGCGCCTGAGGTCCTTCAGGTGGTTTTTGTGGTAACTGGGGGGTTCTGGGAGTTCTGTATGTGGCTGTTGTGAACATTGAGGAGGTTCCTGTGGTTCAGGAGGTTTAAGAAGTCTCAATGGTGGTTCTTATTGTTCTTCAGGCAGTTTTGGTGGTCCTGTAGGAGGTTGCAGAGGTCTGGAGTAACTCTAGTGTTCCTTCAGGAGGTTCTGGATGTGTTTTAATAGTGTTCCAGATTTATAAACACAGAATGTGTAGTTAATGACAGTTCAGAGGTGATGTGTAGTTCTAGTTGTGTGTTCCTGTCGGACAGCAGAACAGTCTGAGCTCCAGTTAAAGAGTTGAAGGGTTAAAGTAAACTGCTCTGGGATCAGACCAGTTCTCCCACAGCTGAACGCATAAATTAGTGTCACATCACACGGagcgtcagtgtgtgtgtgtgtgtgtgtgtgtgttacacagTGTGTGTCGGGTTCATCCTGGGTGTGTTAACGTGAAACCTACAGCAGTGTCATCTGATGAAGACTCATCTCTAATGAACTCCTGAGAGAGTTTACCACGACAAAACATGTCTGTCACTTCCTCTGCTTCATACTCatcctcagtcacacacactcatactgtctctgtgtgtgtgagtgtgacacagtgtgtgttgtcAGGCTCTCAGTGATCAGCAGTAAACAGTCGTTCAGCTTTCGTCTCTTCCTCTAAACTCTACAAACAGCAGCGTCTTTCAGCCTCCAGCCTTCAGCGTTTAGCTTCAACGTTTAGCATTTAGCAtcagtgtttagtgtgtgtttgtgtgtgtgtgattagttGCTGCTTTCATCTGTTAATGGCTGTTTTTGGCCGCAGGCTAaactcatcacacacacacacacacacacacacacacacacaccagggactgtgtgtgtgtgtgtgatgtctttatcttgtgtctgtcagtgtgaatggaggagaggaggatgatTGACAGCTCCCATCAGGACCCCGCCTCATCCTGTCACATTAAATACTGaatacctgtctgtctgtctgtctgtctgtctgtctgtctgcgtgtgtgtgtgtgtgtgtgtgtgtgtgtgtgtgtgtgtgtgacaaacgTCTCAACACTGCTGACTGAGTTGTAATCATGTACAAATCAAATatagaaatgataaaaaatgttgTCAGTATTTTAACTCTTTCCTGCTCAGGGTTAAAACTTGATTAATAAACATAATGAGCTGATGTGTAACCGCACACTAACTAATGTTTGATGTTGAAGTTGGATCACTTCCTGTTAATATCCTCACCTAGATAATTTAATAATGCTAATATTTAAATGATTGACTGATAATAAAGTTTTGTCTGCTCAGTTTTCTATAAATCATGATTTGGGGCAGTGACTTTAAAGGATTGATTGTTTATCCGATTATGAATGAGACAAGAACGAGCgagcacacacagcacacagaccCTCGGCCTCACTCTCCACCTCCACAGGTAAAACTATAATGttgtcagaacagacaaatacaTAACACAGTGTCAGGGGGAGCTCATGGACATTAAGAAGAAACACCTCTaacaacactgtgtgtgtgtgtgtgtgtgtgtgtgtgtgtgtgtgtgtgtgtgtgtgtcacagggCTGGGTGTTGGAGGGAATCCCTCAGACTCGTCTGCAGGCTCTGAGTCTGCAGCAGGCCGGAGTCCTCCCTGAACATGTTGGTGAGAACAAACTGTCAGAGTCCTGCACCGGTCTGTGTctgaaacccccccccccccgaccgaggtgggtagagtagccaaatattgtactcaagtaagagtactgatactttagaacaatattactcaaataaaagcaaaaagtagtcatccaaataaATACTtaagagtaaaagagtatttggtgaaaaaactactcaagtactgagtaactgttgagtaacgtctgatttatttgtaaaataataacatgaacgtaatcaatcaatcaaaaataataatctgcaaattcatgtattttaaacgatacccctttaactaaaacaaaaataaattaaatctttacaaacgcaacataaatcaaggcacaagaaacacaaatatattcttatatatactgtacatatatatatatatatatgtaattatggggtccatgtcattggtccgacatcccattagtccgacggtccgtggtgctgaacggctcccggcgggcgtatttctgccttgatggtgcgccgtgactggctctgggtcagctgggaaaggcttgaggtggagcaggctcacagcttatgtgtttgccactttctttttcattttaacccacaccatgatcttttcctgaccctaaccaagtggtttttgtgcctaaacctaaccagaccttaaccacagggcatcatgatgatttcggaacaacgggacttcggaacaatgagtataatatggtcggaacaatgggcagttcccgtaattatgtactcagaggtgggtagagtagccacatattgtactcaagtaagagtattgttgcttttaaacaatataactcaagtaaaagtaaaaagtattttgcattaaaactactctgaaaagtacaatttatccaaaaagttactcaagtaaatgtaactgagtaaatgtaactagtaACTACCCACCTCTGCCCCTGATCAACCcccccaggctccagtccctcacatgaagctggttctccgttcttgaattggacgtctctttgactggatggtggaaacattcaatcactgccaggttaggaaacatgttagcatgctccttccaccaccatcaaacctccaaaggatcccaactccatgtaggctgccacctcaccctcaggctgcaaagtgtcatggctggagtcctccacgtcggtgaccaatgtgaccacggggtcaaaggttacactggtgtcactgacttttaaaataaaagcaactgTCAGAATATTACACAGATACTGCACACCTTTTTACTgcgttttattctgaaaaataagaAACACTTTCCTGTTCCCAGCTGCTGCCCACCTGGAGTTTTACTCGTTACACACTCATCAGGTACCCGACCCGGTGCAGGACTCTGTGTCAGTGATCGTGTGCTCATACACATTTACAGTATGTATATGATatatactctgtgtgtgtgtgtgtgtgtgtgtgtgtgtagtactGTTGGCAGCTCCTGATGACGTGTTGTTGGAGAGGAGTCGGGGGAAACTTGTCGACCCTCTGACAGGAGGTGAGTCCAGTCCAGAACACACCCATCCAGAGACCGAAGATAAACTGAGACGTTCCGCTTTAgattcatttcctgtatctgtgtctcATGGGTGTCATTACTGCCCCGCCCCTTTAGGAGCGTAGCTGTGGTCCTGAGTTTATTCAGTCCAATGAAACAGTCAAAGAAAAGTGAGCAGTGCTGATGATGTAAATCCAGTGAAACTGTCCAATCAGATcctcaaagaaacaaacataccTGCTGAATGCTTTTAAACTGTGATTACttatgatgtcacttcctgtctggaGATGTTTACCATCAGACCTTCATCTGGCCGGACGACGACACGGTCGCTCAGCGTCTGGAGGAGGGACACCGTCCATCAGAGACGCAGCTATTGGCTGAGCTGCAGCGTTACCGCTGTGAGGTCACAGGTCTGAGCTCCGCCTATCAGCACGTCCTGAAGATCATCAACGCCGACCAACCACACGCTGACGTCTACCaacaaggtacacacacacacacacacacacacacacacagacatctacCAACAGAGTATGATGTCATCATATAATGATACAGATCCTCAACATCATAAAAATGTGGTTCTTTATGATGCATTATAATAACTTATGGTCAGAATACTGTAGTCTTATATATTGGTGTCCCTCAGGGTTCAGTTTCAGGTCTCTGtagacttcctgtttgtggtcAGATTTTTGGAGATCTCCTCCAGTATGCAGACGATTCACTCATTTATATGTGAACATCTTCTCTTTAGTATTAAAGTCTGGAGGATTCATTCTGTTGAAgtgtcaaacaaacactttacTGTTTGTCTCTGATGTAAATCTTCTGTATGTGACGTTCAGAGTGTTAATAATAACTAACCTTTACAGTCTATGTAAAGATAGAGAGGCGTCCTGTGCAGAGAGtgaagtcacactccctctgtgtgtgttgtgatctTTGCTTCTTTATCAGTTGTTGTCGTAGACGGTCTGGTGCtgcatgcatgttagtgcatgtgtctGGTCAGCcaatcactgctgctctgcactgagcGCATATGGTGGTTACCACTGATATCAAGACAGTGAAGGCACCGAAATGTGGCGTCCACCCGTGGACTCTCCCCTAGTTAACACTGTTAGCGAAGGGTTGGGTATCGTTTGAATTTTATCCATTCTGCAGTTCTTATCAGTTCTGATTCCAACATGGTAAAAAAAGCTCCTTTAATCAAGAATATTATTCTCTATAACGAGCCGACAATCATTTAGTCAGGCAGTTTTactaaactctgtgtgtgtgtctcagtgctGGCTTTCGTTCGGACTCGTCGTCGTTCCAGAACTCCCAGAATCCTCCTGCTGGGTCCGCCGGGGTCGGGGAAGAGTCATCAGGCCAAACTGCTGTCAGCGAAATACAAGATGGTGGATggtatgcgcacacacacacacacacacacacacacacacacacacacacaatgacactgTCCTTGATCCATTTATAGACAAATCCAAAGAGTGGAAGAAAACAAGTCAGCCATCGTCACGATATATCACAGTCATGAATGTAGAGCTTCTACATGTAGAGAGCAGATCTCCAGAGCTGTGAGTCAACAGGAAGTATCTTTATGTCTTTATATTGTCGGGACTGTGGGTCGTTCAGCTCGGGATATTTCTCAGCCTTAACAACGAGTTTCTCCTCATCCATTCCTCGTCACACACGAGAcacagctacagagttctctttatgcatccatggtgaggagaggagtcgagctgctacaggagctggtCTGAACAAGCAGAGTGGGAGTGGgggaaaatacatttaattcagAGGGCGGCGACAGTTGACAGGAAGTGCTGCGGGGCGGGACATCCAGGACGTGCATGTGTCTAACTGGcagtgtggggttgtacattgaatAATAGGAGCTTATTTTTGGCACGCAGCATTCAATGCCGGTGTGTTTTGACCTTGACAGTATCTGGTTAACACCtgaactgtctgtctgtctgtctgtctgtctgtctctctgtctgtctgtcagtgtgctgtggtcAGCTGTTGAGGTCTGTAGCAGCTGCTGGTTCAACTCTGGGAGAAGAGATCCAACCATACCTGGATGATGGGAGACCAGgtaacacgcacacacacacacacacacacacacacacacacacacacaccctgtctGCTGCAGATTGATTGGTCGTTTCAAGTGGAAATGAAACAGTTTGATTCCTGTCTGTATCCCAGCAGCCCCTGGGGTTTTCAGCTcatcatacatacacacacgcacacacacacttcctcccCCATCACTCTTCACTCTTCACTCCTCAGCGTCGTCCACGGTGGATCATgtgacagctctgtgtgtgtgtgtgtgtgtgtgtgtgtgtgtttgatcacaGCAGCTGTGTTTAATAATGAGCAGAGACACGTTCAGATGTCTTCATATTAAACAGGTCTGTACATCAGTGTTTACATCATCAGCCGCAGACTGAGCCACGCAGGAAGTAGAATGGATGAAGTCAAACATGTGGCGGCCATGATGCTGAGCGCCGTGTTGTCTTCTTCATGGTCACTGACACACGAAGCAGCGGACATGTTGTACAGACAGAAGTCAGACTGACACAAGCTTCACATTCACTGCAGTTGTTAGGACACGTCTGAGGAGCTGCACAGTTgatctgttgttgttgtaactcattattgattattgatgatTGATGAACGTGTGGGTGCAGTCCCAGACTCCCTGGTGCTTCAGGTTCTGGAGGAACGTCTGAGCCGACTGGACTGCAGCTGCAGAGGATGGATCCTTCATGGCTTCCCCCAAGACCTGCAGCAGGCCCGGATCCTGCAGGAGTCCCAGCACCAGCCCAACAGGTTCTGTTACTGGTAGTAGTAGACTGGGTCATACTGagggtgttgttgttgttgttgacgcCCAAAATGAGCTGATGTTTTCATAACCACAGAGTCCAGAGGTTTGTTTACCCTCTGACTTCgttaagtccagttcagaccaaagattgtTGACGAGACGAAACTGTTTTACAACTTctcagagaaaagtgtcagtggtgtgaactggcccgtctgagctggactcaagccggctgatggtgtcacctgacactcagctggttttaaagcatgtcacctgtttcaacagccaatcagcttgtagttaagtcagctggtcaagtcaaaatgaccgcagacggcgtgttggcttgctgcagcaggtgctcctctgtttctgtcctcacggtgtgc includes these proteins:
- the ak8 gene encoding adenylate kinase 8, whose protein sequence is MDETVKPLRVPPQISVYADKHNIFHLVQSMLTRLLIDQPEDPISYLISVLQRSSVDVPRVLLLGPPSVGKHTMARRLSAELRAVHVTRDTLLQDQSELSVQARQHTLTEQELPAELLVTLVQRRLSEIDCFNRGWVLEGIPQTRLQALSLQQAGVLPEHVVLLAAPDDVLLERSRGKLVDPLTGDVYHQTFIWPDDDTVAQRLEEGHRPSETQLLAELQRYRCEVTGLSSAYQHVLKIINADQPHADVYQQVLAFVRTRRRSRTPRILLLGPPGSGKSHQAKLLSAKYKMVDVCCGQLLRSVAAAGSTLGEEIQPYLDDGRPVPDSLVLQVLEERLSRLDCSCRGWILHGFPQDLQQARILQESQHQPNRVFFLELTDDVCLERLTLRATDPVSGQRFHAVSRPAPTSEVQNRLKIRPEDSTHTVTHTLSQYRTHTAALQFVYPGAGHIDADQDPHSVFEALESRLTTD